One Candidatus Neptunochlamydia vexilliferae DNA segment encodes these proteins:
- the rnhC gene encoding ribonuclease HIII — protein MNKPANFITEIDLSLAPKLKKDLEEQGFTLAQPAYTLFQAKKTGVSCTLYESGKLMVQGKGKDDFISYYLEPEILGNVSYTYPETVANTTPHIGVDEAGKGDVFGPLCVAALYANSDQIHALIKMGIRDSKRLTDATIIKLADKIKKECDHAIIQIFPKRYNELYSQFKNLNHLLAWGHATAIEEIVEKTSCKSVIIDQFASEHVVESALKRKALEVDLCQRHRGEEDVVVAGASILARAAFVRGIDKLSEEFNLTLPKGASPKVVAAGRKFLSTHGEEHLHWVAKLHFKTIQEFS, from the coding sequence ATGAACAAACCAGCAAATTTTATTACCGAGATTGACCTCTCCCTTGCCCCGAAACTCAAAAAAGATCTCGAGGAGCAAGGGTTTACCCTAGCCCAACCTGCCTACACCCTCTTTCAGGCAAAGAAGACAGGCGTTTCTTGCACCCTTTATGAGTCGGGAAAACTCATGGTTCAAGGAAAGGGAAAGGATGACTTTATCTCCTACTACCTCGAGCCAGAAATTCTCGGCAACGTCTCCTACACCTACCCCGAAACAGTCGCCAACACCACCCCCCATATCGGCGTTGACGAAGCGGGCAAAGGAGATGTTTTCGGCCCCCTTTGTGTCGCCGCCCTCTATGCCAACTCCGACCAGATCCACGCCCTGATCAAGATGGGGATCCGCGACAGTAAACGGCTCACCGATGCTACCATCATCAAACTTGCCGATAAGATCAAAAAAGAGTGTGACCATGCGATCATTCAGATCTTTCCCAAACGTTACAACGAGCTCTATAGCCAGTTTAAAAACCTCAACCACCTCCTTGCCTGGGGACATGCGACAGCGATCGAAGAAATCGTCGAAAAAACAAGCTGCAAGTCGGTCATTATCGATCAATTTGCAAGTGAGCATGTGGTCGAATCGGCCCTCAAGCGGAAAGCACTTGAGGTGGACCTCTGCCAGCGCCACCGCGGAGAAGAAGATGTTGTCGTTGCTGGCGCTTCGATCCTTGCCCGCGCTGCCTTTGTCCGGGGGATCGACAAGCTCTCCGAAGAGTTTAACCTCACCCTTCCCAAAGGGGCCTCCCCAAAAGTCGTTGCAGCGGGGCGGAAATTCCTCAGCACCCATGGGGAAGAACACCTCCACTGGGTCGCCAAACTCCATTTCAAGACGATCCAGGAGTTTTCGTGA
- a CDS encoding AAA family ATPase — translation MKKKLPIGIQSIKKIIIGGYAYVDKTGLAHELLKRGEYYFIIRTQEYSVL, via the coding sequence ATGAAGAAAAAACTTCCTATAGGGATCCAAAGCATTAAAAAAATTATTATTGGGGGATATGCCTATGTTGATAAGACAGGGCTTGCCCATGAGCTGCTTAAGCGGGGAGAGTACTATTTTATCATTAGGACACAAGAATACTCGGTCCTTTAG